A portion of the Micromonospora vinacea genome contains these proteins:
- a CDS encoding helix-turn-helix transcriptional regulator: MTRPAARNGSRASADRLARLLNLVPYLLARPGIEIAEAAGDLGVTERQLREDLELLWVCGLPGYGPGDLIDMAFDGDRVTITYDAGIDRPLRLTPDEALALVVALRMLAETPGVANREAVERALAKIEDAGDLVGAPVAVRLPGDTRRVEALRAAVEGGKALRITYYTAARDETTERVIDPLRMLMVGGRAYVEAWCRRAEAVRLFRGDRIDAITELGEPAAVPPQAVPHDLTEGVFRPSADLPLITLRIGRGERWITEYYPCERVEAGDGDQWLVSLRVTDLGWARRFVLGLGPEVTVVAPVELAEQVRATAAAALDAYAVPTPTAVPRPAEVEPERTPSGDPAVAGRTQ; encoded by the coding sequence GTGACCCGCCCGGCCGCCCGCAACGGTTCCCGCGCGTCCGCCGACCGGCTGGCCCGACTGCTGAACCTGGTGCCCTACCTGCTGGCCCGGCCCGGCATCGAGATCGCCGAGGCGGCCGGCGACCTGGGCGTCACCGAACGTCAGCTCCGGGAGGACCTGGAGCTGCTCTGGGTGTGCGGGCTCCCCGGCTACGGCCCCGGTGACCTGATCGACATGGCGTTCGACGGCGACCGGGTGACCATCACCTACGACGCCGGCATCGACCGGCCGTTGCGGCTGACGCCCGACGAGGCCCTCGCGCTGGTGGTGGCGCTGCGGATGCTGGCCGAGACACCCGGGGTGGCCAACCGGGAGGCGGTCGAACGGGCCCTCGCCAAGATCGAGGACGCGGGCGACCTGGTGGGTGCCCCGGTGGCGGTCCGGTTGCCCGGGGACACCCGTCGGGTCGAGGCGCTGCGCGCCGCCGTGGAGGGCGGCAAGGCCCTGCGGATCACCTACTACACGGCCGCCCGGGACGAGACCACCGAGCGCGTCATCGACCCGCTGCGGATGCTCATGGTCGGCGGCCGGGCGTACGTGGAGGCGTGGTGTCGGCGTGCGGAGGCCGTTCGGCTGTTCCGCGGCGACCGGATCGACGCGATCACCGAACTGGGCGAGCCAGCCGCGGTGCCGCCGCAGGCCGTCCCGCACGACCTCACCGAGGGTGTGTTCCGCCCCTCGGCCGACCTGCCGCTGATCACCCTGCGCATCGGCCGGGGCGAGCGGTGGATCACCGAGTACTACCCGTGCGAGCGGGTGGAGGCCGGTGACGGCGACCAGTGGCTGGTCTCCCTGCGGGTGACCGACCTGGGATGGGCCCGCCGGTTCGTGCTGGGCCTCGGCCCGGAGGTGACCGTGGTCGCCCCGGTCGAGTTGGCCGAGCAGGTGCGGGCGACGGCGGCCGCCGCGCTGGACGCGTACGCCGTGCCCACGCCCACGGCCGTGCCCCGGCCCGCCGAGGTCGAGCCGGAGCGGACCCCGTCGGGTGACCCGGCGGTGGCCGGCCGCACCCAGTAG
- the tatC gene encoding twin-arginine translocase subunit TatC, with translation MAFALRKRGPKAFERAADGSMTLIEHVRELRNRLFRASVAILVGFGFGFWLAKPVLHLLQQPYCDLPQARYVDGKCEFVQLGPADLFLLNLKVALWVGLIVAAPIWLYQLWAFIAPGLHRHERRYAYFFTALAAPLFAAGAVLAYFVTAKGLEFLLSISDSEISTTLEITKYISFVTNLILLFGVAFEFPLVVLMLNFVGIASAKRLLSWWRVAIFVFFAFSAVVTPTPDPFGMTALAICLSALYFGAVGIAFLNDKRRGRGKEIYAGIDDDEVSPLEFDADPVVAGQRVDSAAPIGVPEPVAPPAPIERRYDDMT, from the coding sequence GTGGCCTTCGCACTGCGTAAACGCGGCCCAAAGGCGTTCGAGCGGGCCGCCGACGGCTCGATGACGCTCATCGAGCACGTCCGCGAACTGCGTAACCGGCTGTTCCGCGCGTCCGTGGCGATCCTCGTCGGGTTCGGCTTCGGTTTCTGGTTGGCCAAGCCGGTGCTGCACCTGCTCCAGCAGCCCTACTGTGACCTGCCGCAGGCCAGATATGTCGACGGCAAGTGCGAGTTCGTGCAGCTCGGCCCGGCCGACCTGTTCCTGCTCAACCTGAAGGTCGCGCTCTGGGTCGGGTTGATCGTGGCCGCGCCGATCTGGCTGTACCAGCTCTGGGCGTTCATCGCGCCCGGCCTGCACCGGCACGAGCGGCGCTACGCGTACTTCTTCACCGCCCTCGCCGCGCCGCTGTTCGCGGCCGGTGCGGTGCTGGCGTACTTCGTCACGGCCAAGGGCCTGGAGTTCCTGCTCAGCATCTCGGACAGCGAGATCAGCACGACACTGGAGATCACCAAGTACATCTCCTTCGTCACCAACCTGATCCTGTTGTTCGGTGTGGCCTTCGAGTTCCCGCTCGTCGTGCTGATGCTCAACTTCGTGGGCATCGCCAGCGCGAAACGGTTGCTCAGCTGGTGGCGGGTGGCGATCTTCGTGTTCTTCGCCTTCTCCGCCGTGGTCACCCCCACCCCGGACCCGTTCGGGATGACCGCCCTGGCGATCTGCCTCTCCGCGCTGTACTTCGGCGCGGTGGGCATCGCCTTCCTCAACGACAAGCGGCGTGGGCGGGGCAAGGAGATCTACGCCGGCATCGACGACGACGAGGTGTCGCCGCTGGAGTTCGACGCGGACCCGGTCGTGGCTGGGCAGCGGGTCGACTCGGCAGCGCCGATCGGCGTACCCGAACCGGTCGCCCCACCGGCACCGATCGAACGCCGCTACGACGACATGACCTGA
- the pafA gene encoding Pup--protein ligase, with protein MERRIFGLETEYGVTCTYRGQRRLSPDEVARYLFRRVVSWGRSSNVFLRNGARLYLDVGSHPEYATPECDSVTDLVAHDRAGERILEGLLVDAEKRLHDEGIAGEIYLFKNNTDSAGNSYGCHENYLVSRHGEFGRLADVLIPFLVTRQLICGAGKVLQTPRGAVYCLSQRAEHIWEGVSSATTRSRPIINTRDEPHADAERYRRLHVIVGDSNMNEVTTLLKVGTADIVLRMIEAGVVMRDLSLENPIRAIREVSHDITGRRKVRLANGKEVSALDIQQEYLSKATEFVERRGGDQAAKRVVELWGRVLNAVETGDLEPVSREIDWVSKLRLIERYQRKHDLPLSHPRVAQMDLAYHDVRRGRGLYGLLERRGDVDRVATDPEIFEAKETPPQTTRARLRGEFIRHAQEKRRDFTVDWVHLKLNDQAQRTVLCKDPFRAYDERVERLIASM; from the coding sequence ATGGAGCGGCGAATCTTCGGCCTCGAGACCGAGTACGGCGTCACCTGCACCTATCGCGGGCAGCGGCGGCTGTCCCCGGACGAGGTCGCGCGGTATCTGTTCCGTCGCGTGGTGTCCTGGGGCCGGTCGAGCAATGTCTTCCTGCGTAATGGAGCCCGGCTCTACCTGGACGTCGGGTCGCATCCGGAGTACGCGACACCGGAGTGCGACTCGGTGACCGATCTCGTCGCCCACGACCGGGCCGGCGAGCGGATCCTGGAGGGCCTGCTCGTCGACGCGGAGAAGCGGCTGCACGACGAGGGCATCGCGGGTGAGATCTACCTGTTCAAGAACAACACCGACTCGGCCGGCAACTCGTACGGGTGCCACGAGAACTACCTGGTCTCCCGGCACGGCGAGTTCGGCCGGCTCGCCGACGTGCTCATCCCGTTCCTGGTCACCCGGCAGTTGATCTGCGGGGCCGGCAAGGTCCTGCAAACCCCACGCGGCGCGGTCTACTGCCTCTCGCAGCGGGCCGAGCATATCTGGGAGGGCGTCTCCTCGGCGACCACCCGGAGCCGCCCGATCATCAACACCCGGGACGAGCCGCACGCCGACGCCGAGCGCTACCGGCGGCTGCACGTGATCGTCGGCGACTCCAACATGAACGAGGTCACCACGCTGCTCAAGGTCGGCACCGCCGACATCGTGCTGCGGATGATCGAGGCCGGGGTGGTGATGCGCGACCTGTCCCTGGAGAACCCGATCCGGGCCATCCGGGAGGTGTCGCACGACATCACCGGCCGGCGCAAGGTGCGGCTGGCCAACGGCAAGGAGGTCAGCGCCCTGGACATCCAGCAGGAATACCTCTCCAAGGCCACCGAGTTCGTCGAGCGACGCGGTGGCGACCAGGCCGCCAAGCGGGTCGTCGAGCTGTGGGGCCGGGTGCTCAACGCGGTGGAGACCGGCGATCTGGAGCCCGTCTCCCGGGAGATCGACTGGGTCAGCAAGCTGCGGCTGATCGAGCGTTACCAGCGCAAGCACGACCTGCCGCTGTCGCACCCCCGGGTGGCGCAGATGGATCTGGCGTACCACGACGTGCGTCGTGGCCGGGGCCTCTACGGGCTGCTGGAGCGCCGCGGCGACGTGGACCGGGTGGCCACCGACCCGGAGATCTTCGAGGCCAAGGAGACCCCGCCGCAGACCACCCGGGCCCGGCTGCGGGGCGAGTTCATCCGGCACGCCCAGGAGAAGCGCCGGGACTTCACAGTCGACTGGGTGCACCTGAAGCTCAACGACCAGGCCCAGCGCACAGTGCTCTGCAAGGACCCGTTCCGGGCGTACGACGAGCGGGTGGAGCGGTTGATCGCCAGCATGTGA
- a CDS encoding diacylglycerol kinase, with the protein MLPVTADDHLPGPVAVLVNPTAGRGRHRALLPRLLDGLAAAGRPVRLLPASSPAEAEAACRAAVAEGAGALVAVGGDGTVHRALQAVAGTDVPFGPIPAGTGNDFALDTGFPADPLAAAAVIAEAVRDGRSQPVDLARMVAVDGAERWYGAVLAAGFDAIVNERANRMRWPRGPRRYDLAILVELARLRPRRYTLRLDGVSHDLDAVLVAVGNCPTYGGGMRICPDADPTDGLLDVVVAGRVNRRTLVRVKPRIYQGTHVSHPLVRSFRARTVELAAEGITSYADGERSLELPVTISAVPGALRLLR; encoded by the coding sequence GTGCTGCCCGTGACCGCAGACGATCACCTGCCCGGCCCGGTCGCCGTGCTCGTCAACCCGACCGCCGGCCGGGGACGGCACCGCGCGCTGCTGCCCCGGCTGCTCGACGGGTTGGCCGCCGCCGGCCGGCCGGTCCGGCTGCTGCCGGCGTCCAGCCCTGCCGAGGCGGAGGCGGCGTGCCGGGCCGCCGTCGCCGAGGGCGCTGGCGCGTTGGTGGCGGTCGGTGGGGACGGCACCGTGCACCGGGCGTTGCAGGCCGTCGCCGGCACCGATGTACCGTTCGGGCCGATCCCGGCCGGCACCGGCAACGACTTCGCCCTGGACACCGGCTTTCCGGCCGACCCCCTCGCGGCGGCGGCGGTGATCGCCGAGGCGGTGCGCGACGGGCGCAGCCAACCGGTCGACCTGGCCCGGATGGTCGCCGTCGACGGCGCCGAGCGTTGGTACGGGGCGGTCCTCGCGGCCGGGTTCGACGCGATCGTCAACGAGCGGGCCAACCGGATGCGCTGGCCCCGCGGTCCGCGCCGGTACGACCTGGCGATCCTGGTCGAGTTGGCCCGGCTGCGCCCCCGCCGCTACACGCTGCGCCTCGACGGGGTGTCGCATGACCTGGACGCGGTGCTGGTGGCGGTGGGCAACTGCCCCACCTACGGCGGTGGGATGCGGATCTGCCCCGACGCGGACCCGACCGACGGGCTGCTCGACGTGGTGGTGGCGGGTCGGGTCAACCGGAGGACCCTGGTCCGGGTGAAGCCACGCATCTACCAGGGCACCCACGTCAGCCACCCGCTGGTGCGCAGTTTCCGGGCTCGCACCGTGGAGTTGGCAGCCGAGGGCATCACCTCGTACGCCGACGGGGAACGCTCCCTGGAACTGCCGGTGACGATCAGCGCCGTTCCGGGCGCCCTGCGGCTGCTGCGTTGA
- a CDS encoding DUF3866 family protein, with translation MVRWRTGTVATLRRQWTGAVELDVDLPDGTRMRALAYPELVGTPEPGDRVLLNAGALLMGLGTGGYALVVALPDRLPPDPPDVADTRDAGHLVKARYTPLQPILLGVDEEASPHRDVLADADDLDGLPVVTADLHSALPAILAGIRADAPQARVAYLLTDGGALPAWFSRTLAGLRSELAGTITVGQAFGGDLEATTVHGGLLAARHVLHADVAIVAQGPGNLGTGTRWGFSGVAVGEAVNAIATLGGRPVGSLRISDADPRPRHRGVSHHSLTAYGRVALAPAELVVPEDLAPSLAAEVHAALAPLAARHRIVRVLVDGLDAALRASPVPLSTMGRGLDADHAYFLAAAAAGRHAVTLLP, from the coding sequence ATGGTGCGATGGCGTACGGGGACGGTGGCGACGCTGCGACGGCAGTGGACCGGGGCGGTGGAGCTCGACGTCGACCTGCCCGACGGCACTCGGATGCGGGCGTTGGCCTACCCGGAGCTGGTCGGCACGCCCGAGCCCGGCGACCGGGTGCTGCTCAACGCCGGCGCGCTGCTGATGGGGCTGGGCACCGGCGGGTACGCGCTGGTGGTGGCCCTGCCGGACCGGCTGCCGCCGGACCCGCCGGACGTCGCCGACACCCGCGACGCCGGGCACCTGGTCAAGGCCCGCTACACGCCGTTGCAGCCGATCCTCCTCGGCGTCGACGAGGAGGCGTCCCCGCACCGCGACGTGCTGGCCGACGCGGACGACCTGGACGGTCTGCCGGTGGTCACCGCCGACCTGCACTCGGCGCTTCCGGCGATTTTGGCCGGCATCCGGGCCGACGCCCCGCAGGCACGGGTCGCGTACCTGCTCACCGACGGTGGGGCGCTGCCCGCCTGGTTCTCCCGCACCCTCGCCGGGCTGCGGTCCGAGCTGGCCGGCACGATCACCGTCGGGCAGGCGTTCGGCGGTGACCTGGAGGCCACCACAGTGCACGGCGGTCTGCTCGCCGCCCGGCACGTGCTCCACGCGGACGTCGCGATCGTCGCTCAGGGCCCCGGCAACCTGGGCACCGGCACCCGGTGGGGGTTCTCCGGCGTCGCCGTCGGCGAGGCGGTCAACGCGATCGCCACACTGGGCGGCCGACCGGTCGGCTCGTTACGCATCTCCGACGCCGACCCCCGCCCCCGACACCGGGGCGTGTCCCACCACAGCCTCACCGCGTACGGCCGGGTGGCGCTCGCCCCGGCGGAGCTGGTGGTGCCCGAGGACCTGGCGCCGTCCCTCGCGGCCGAGGTGCACGCGGCGCTGGCTCCCCTGGCGGCCCGGCACCGCATCGTCCGGGTGCTCGTCGACGGTCTCGACGCCGCGCTGCGGGCCAGCCCCGTGCCGCTGTCCACCATGGGCCGTGGCCTCGACGCCGACCACGCGTACTTCCTGGCGGCAGCCGCCGCCGGCCGTCACGCGGTGACCCTCCTCCCCTGA
- a CDS encoding helix-turn-helix transcriptional regulator gives MSRTRTERLVNLVICLLSTRRFLTAAQIAATVPGYEHDPDDARDHEAFQRKFERDKAELRELGVPLETGTASAFDAEPGYRIAHREYALPDILLEPDEAAAVGIAARLWQHAGLAAAASSGLAKLRAAGVDVDPQATLGLEPMVTVDPAFAPLTAAARDRREVGFDYRVPDRDAPSRRRLQPWGVVCWRGRWYVVGHDQDREATRCFRLSRVVGAVRVTGAPGAYEPPANVDLISHVARWSGPVERTGRATVLAAPGRAAGLRRWAVEVTAGPDGDRLVLPYADPDGLAGHLVGYGPDVRVLDPPEVREAVIQRLKEIAVRHDELAGSGGAR, from the coding sequence GTGTCGCGGACCCGCACCGAACGCCTGGTCAACCTGGTGATCTGCCTACTGTCCACGCGACGGTTCCTGACCGCCGCGCAGATCGCCGCGACCGTGCCCGGTTACGAGCACGATCCGGACGACGCGCGCGACCACGAGGCGTTCCAGCGCAAGTTCGAGCGGGACAAGGCCGAGCTGCGCGAGCTGGGTGTGCCGTTGGAGACCGGCACGGCGAGCGCCTTCGACGCCGAGCCGGGTTACCGGATCGCCCACCGCGAGTACGCGCTGCCCGACATCCTCCTCGAACCGGACGAGGCCGCCGCGGTCGGCATCGCCGCCCGGCTGTGGCAGCACGCCGGGCTGGCCGCCGCCGCGTCGTCCGGGCTGGCCAAGCTGCGGGCCGCCGGGGTGGACGTGGACCCGCAGGCGACCCTCGGCCTGGAGCCGATGGTCACTGTCGACCCGGCGTTCGCGCCGCTGACCGCCGCCGCCCGGGACCGCCGCGAGGTGGGGTTCGACTACCGGGTGCCCGACCGCGACGCGCCCAGCCGGCGCCGGCTGCAACCGTGGGGCGTGGTCTGTTGGCGCGGCCGGTGGTATGTGGTCGGCCACGACCAGGACCGTGAGGCGACCCGCTGCTTCCGGCTGTCCCGGGTCGTCGGCGCGGTCCGGGTGACCGGCGCCCCCGGCGCGTACGAGCCGCCGGCAAACGTCGACCTGATCAGCCACGTGGCCCGCTGGTCGGGCCCGGTGGAGCGCACCGGCCGGGCCACAGTGCTGGCCGCGCCGGGGCGGGCCGCCGGGCTGCGCCGCTGGGCGGTGGAGGTGACCGCCGGGCCGGACGGCGACCGGCTGGTCCTGCCGTACGCGGACCCGGACGGGCTGGCCGGCCACCTCGTCGGCTACGGCCCGGACGTGCGGGTCCTCGACCCACCGGAGGTCCGCGAGGCGGTCATCCAACGACTCAAGGAGATCGCCGTGCGCCACGACGAGCTGGCCGGCAGCGGGGGTGCCCGGTGA
- a CDS encoding EamA family transporter, with translation MPVTETLLPTPSPADTPPARRGGVAAVGLVLGGALSVQFGSAVAALLFPRTGVAGAVTLRLTISAVLLLVVCRPRLRGHDRSAWLAAGAFGLALAGMNSLFYQAIERIPLGLTVTLEVLGPLALSVLTARRLASWAWAGLALAGVALLGQGGFDRLNPAGVAFAFGAGAMWAAYIVLSARVGGRFPGADGLALALALAALVTLPLGIVDGGAVLLDPQVLALGTALAVLASGLPYTLELLALRRMPTATFAVLMSLGPAVATLAGWLVLRQALTVLECAAIVLVIAASIGAVRVNAAAAGRPERR, from the coding sequence GTGCCCGTGACGGAGACCCTGCTGCCCACGCCATCGCCGGCCGACACGCCACCGGCCCGGCGCGGCGGTGTCGCCGCCGTGGGGCTGGTGCTCGGTGGGGCGCTGTCGGTGCAGTTCGGCTCCGCCGTGGCCGCGTTGCTCTTCCCGCGTACCGGGGTGGCCGGCGCGGTGACCCTGCGGCTGACCATCTCGGCGGTGCTGCTGCTCGTCGTGTGCCGGCCCCGCCTGCGCGGGCACGACCGGTCGGCCTGGCTCGCGGCCGGCGCGTTCGGGCTGGCGTTGGCCGGCATGAACTCGCTGTTCTACCAGGCCATCGAACGCATCCCGCTGGGCCTGACGGTGACGCTCGAGGTGCTCGGCCCGCTGGCGCTGTCGGTGTTGACCGCCCGACGACTGGCCAGTTGGGCCTGGGCGGGGCTCGCGCTGGCCGGGGTGGCGCTGCTCGGGCAGGGCGGCTTCGACCGGCTGAACCCCGCCGGAGTGGCCTTCGCCTTCGGCGCGGGCGCCATGTGGGCCGCGTACATCGTGCTGAGCGCCCGGGTCGGCGGCCGCTTTCCCGGCGCGGACGGGCTGGCCCTGGCGCTGGCCCTCGCCGCGCTGGTCACCCTGCCGCTGGGCATCGTCGACGGCGGCGCGGTGCTGCTCGACCCGCAGGTGCTGGCGCTGGGCACCGCCCTCGCGGTGCTCGCCTCCGGGTTGCCCTACACCCTGGAGCTGCTGGCGCTGCGGCGGATGCCCACCGCCACCTTCGCGGTGCTGATGAGCCTCGGCCCGGCCGTCGCCACGCTCGCCGGGTGGCTGGTGCTGCGGCAGGCGCTGACAGTGCTGGAGTGCGCCGCCATCGTGCTGGTCATCGCGGCGAGCATCGGCGCGGTACGGGTCAACGCAGCAGCCGCAGGGCGCCCGGAACGGCGCTGA
- the tatA gene encoding Sec-independent protein translocase subunit TatA, with protein sequence MGALKPWHIAVLVVVLILLFGAKRLPDAARSLGRSLRIIKAETKSLQDDDRDLAEKADAQAGYQPLPPHAGQQAPYAGQPQQAPYQQTPPQQPVVDPVHRVRDN encoded by the coding sequence ATGGGTGCCCTCAAGCCGTGGCACATCGCTGTTCTCGTGGTTGTGCTGATCCTGCTCTTCGGTGCGAAGCGGCTCCCCGACGCGGCCCGTTCGCTGGGACGGTCGCTGCGGATCATCAAGGCCGAGACCAAGAGCCTGCAGGACGACGACCGCGACCTCGCCGAGAAGGCCGACGCGCAGGCCGGCTACCAGCCGCTGCCGCCGCACGCCGGGCAGCAGGCGCCGTACGCCGGCCAGCCGCAGCAGGCCCCGTACCAGCAGACCCCGCCGCAGCAGCCGGTCGTCGACCCGGTGCACCGCGTCCGCGACAACTGA
- a CDS encoding HAD family hydrolase: MPDHAEPPQTSPPGTAEAPAARRASRRPVKAVLFDFHGTLAQVEDPQRWVLEAAAACGVTLNRVRATSLADRLLTAGRAGGPLPARVPPRLAELWADRDLYQHAHRGAYTGLAETVDAGIDGFADALYERLLTAEGWLPYADTAATLTALRDAGVPVAVVSNIGFDLRPHFDTWGLTDLVGAFVLSYEVGRCKPDPAIFWRACGMLGVDPEQTLMVGDTPADAGAVAAGCSVLVLPAAEPGRENGLGAVLDLALPG; encoded by the coding sequence GTGCCGGACCATGCCGAACCGCCCCAGACCAGTCCGCCGGGCACCGCCGAGGCGCCCGCCGCCCGCCGGGCGTCCCGACGCCCTGTCAAAGCGGTGCTCTTCGACTTCCACGGCACCCTCGCCCAGGTGGAGGACCCCCAGCGGTGGGTGCTGGAAGCCGCGGCGGCGTGCGGCGTCACCCTGAACCGGGTCCGCGCCACCTCGCTGGCCGACCGACTGCTGACCGCCGGCCGGGCCGGCGGGCCACTTCCGGCGCGGGTGCCACCCCGACTCGCCGAACTGTGGGCCGACCGGGACCTCTACCAACACGCCCACCGGGGCGCGTACACCGGACTGGCCGAGACCGTCGACGCCGGCATCGACGGCTTCGCCGACGCGCTCTACGAGCGGCTGCTGACCGCCGAGGGCTGGCTACCGTACGCCGACACCGCCGCCACCCTGACCGCGCTGCGCGACGCCGGGGTGCCGGTGGCAGTGGTCAGCAACATCGGCTTCGACCTACGACCACACTTCGACACCTGGGGGCTGACCGACCTGGTCGGCGCGTTCGTGCTCTCGTACGAGGTGGGGCGCTGCAAACCCGACCCGGCGATCTTCTGGCGTGCCTGCGGCATGCTGGGCGTCGACCCGGAGCAGACCCTGATGGTCGGTGACACCCCGGCGGACGCCGGCGCGGTGGCCGCCGGCTGCTCGGTGCTGGTGCTCCCGGCCGCCGAGCCGGGCCGGGAGAACGGGCTGGGCGCGGTGCTCGACCTCGCCCTGCCCGGCTGA
- a CDS encoding cation diffusion facilitator family transporter has translation MSQAEARPESESTGTVVVAGAANLAIAVAKLIAGLISGSAAMLSEAAHSVADTTTEVLLFQALRRGARPADQRHPFGYGKESYVWAFFAAMFTFVAGAGFAVTHGVTTILVHEHSGDYLLSYIVLGVSFVIESISLARAVRQVRRESRRWRTTPRRFLRLTADTTVKAVFLEDSAALIGLVLAGLGVGLSHATGDEVWDGVASILIGFLLLTVAGVLAGNNLSLLVGRAVPERLRHEIEQDLAGLPEVERIDTLLTMQLGPQDILVAAKVDFRDEATGAQIEATADEAERRLTDRYPEIRFVFLDPTRSVPGATGTARHTQAGPSPDAGGTEPT, from the coding sequence ATGTCGCAAGCGGAGGCCAGGCCCGAGAGCGAGAGCACCGGCACAGTCGTCGTCGCCGGCGCCGCCAACCTCGCCATCGCGGTGGCCAAGCTGATCGCCGGGCTGATCTCCGGATCCGCCGCGATGCTCTCCGAGGCGGCGCATTCGGTCGCCGACACCACCACCGAGGTGCTGCTCTTCCAGGCGCTGCGCCGCGGCGCCCGTCCGGCCGACCAGCGACACCCCTTCGGGTACGGCAAGGAGAGCTACGTCTGGGCGTTCTTCGCGGCCATGTTCACGTTCGTCGCCGGCGCCGGTTTCGCCGTCACCCACGGCGTCACCACGATCCTGGTGCACGAGCACAGCGGCGACTACCTGCTCTCGTACATCGTGCTCGGGGTGTCGTTCGTCATCGAGTCGATCTCACTGGCCCGGGCCGTGCGGCAGGTCCGCCGCGAGTCGCGGCGCTGGCGGACCACGCCTCGACGGTTCCTGCGGCTGACCGCCGACACCACAGTCAAGGCGGTCTTCCTGGAGGACAGCGCCGCCCTGATCGGTCTGGTGCTGGCCGGGCTCGGCGTCGGCCTGTCGCACGCCACCGGCGACGAGGTGTGGGACGGCGTCGCGTCGATCCTGATCGGGTTCCTGCTGCTGACGGTCGCCGGGGTCCTCGCCGGCAACAACCTGTCGCTGCTGGTGGGCCGGGCCGTCCCGGAGCGGCTGCGTCACGAGATCGAGCAGGATCTGGCCGGGCTGCCCGAGGTGGAGCGCATCGACACCCTGTTGACCATGCAGCTCGGCCCGCAGGACATCCTGGTCGCCGCGAAGGTCGACTTCCGCGACGAGGCCACCGGCGCGCAGATCGAGGCCACCGCCGACGAGGCCGAGCGGCGGCTCACCGACCGGTACCCGGAGATCCGCTTCGTCTTCCTCGACCCCACCCGTTCGGTGCCGGGCGCCACCGGCACCGCCCGGCACACCCAGGCCGGGCCGAGCCCGGACGCCGGCGGCACCGAACCGACCTGA